In Amycolatopsis coloradensis, one genomic interval encodes:
- a CDS encoding gamma-aminobutyraldehyde dehydrogenase, with protein sequence MQQLKHFIGGEYIGSASGQVAGVVDPVTGRPYRTAAVAGPEDVDRALKVAAAAFETWRETTPAQRQLALLKIADAVEARAEEIVLVESANTGKPIALTAAEELPMIVDQLRFFAGAARVLEGRSAGEYMEGHTSFVRREPIGVCAQVTPWNYPLLMAVWKIAPALAAGNTVVLKPADTTPASTLLFAEICAEFLPPGVLNVICGDRDTGRALVEHEIPAMVSITGSVRAGIEVAASAAKDVKRLHLELGGKAPVVVFADADIEAAAEGIASAGYFNAGQDCTAATRVLVAGEVHDTFVAALTRQARATTTGKPDDTSVTYGPLNNAAQLERVAGFVDRLPEHAVVHCGGKRQGDEGYFYEPTVISGVRQDDEISQTEIFGPVITVQRFETEAEALAASNGVEYALASSVWTTDHQRAMRLARKLDFGCVWINTHIPLVAEMPHGGFKKSGYGKDLSLYGLEDYTRVKHVMSAL encoded by the coding sequence GTGCAGCAGTTGAAGCACTTCATCGGCGGTGAGTACATCGGATCCGCGTCGGGCCAGGTCGCCGGCGTCGTCGATCCCGTCACCGGCCGCCCGTATCGCACCGCCGCCGTCGCCGGCCCCGAAGACGTCGACCGCGCGCTCAAGGTCGCGGCCGCCGCTTTCGAAACCTGGCGCGAGACCACACCCGCGCAGCGCCAGCTCGCGCTGCTGAAGATCGCGGACGCCGTCGAAGCACGCGCGGAAGAGATCGTGCTCGTCGAATCGGCGAACACCGGCAAGCCGATCGCGCTCACCGCGGCCGAAGAACTGCCGATGATCGTCGACCAGTTGCGGTTCTTCGCTGGGGCCGCGCGAGTCCTCGAAGGACGGTCGGCGGGCGAATACATGGAAGGGCATACCTCTTTCGTCCGCCGAGAGCCGATCGGCGTGTGCGCGCAGGTTACGCCGTGGAACTATCCGCTCCTCATGGCGGTCTGGAAGATCGCCCCCGCGCTCGCCGCCGGGAACACCGTCGTGCTCAAACCGGCCGACACGACGCCCGCGTCGACCCTGCTCTTCGCCGAGATCTGCGCCGAATTCCTGCCGCCCGGCGTGCTCAACGTGATCTGCGGCGACCGCGACACCGGGCGCGCGCTCGTCGAGCACGAAATCCCCGCGATGGTGTCCATCACGGGCTCCGTGCGGGCTGGGATCGAGGTCGCCGCTTCGGCCGCGAAGGACGTGAAGCGCTTACACCTCGAGCTCGGCGGTAAAGCGCCCGTAGTGGTCTTCGCCGACGCTGACATCGAAGCGGCCGCTGAAGGTATCGCCTCCGCCGGGTACTTCAACGCGGGTCAGGACTGTACGGCGGCGACGCGGGTCCTGGTCGCCGGCGAAGTCCACGACACGTTCGTCGCCGCACTCACCCGGCAGGCGCGGGCGACCACCACCGGCAAACCCGACGACACGTCGGTCACCTACGGCCCTCTTAACAACGCCGCGCAACTCGAACGGGTCGCCGGGTTCGTCGATCGGCTGCCCGAGCACGCGGTGGTCCACTGTGGAGGTAAGCGACAGGGCGACGAGGGCTACTTCTATGAGCCGACAGTGATTTCCGGCGTTCGCCAGGACGACGAAATCAGCCAGACGGAGATCTTTGGCCCGGTCATCACCGTGCAGCGCTTCGAGACCGAAGCCGAGGCACTCGCCGCGTCCAACGGCGTCGAGTACGCGCTCGCGTCGTCGGTGTGGACCACCGACCACCAGCGGGCGATGCGGCTGGCCCGGAAGCTCGACTTCGGCTGCGTGTGGATCAACACGCATATCCCGCTGGTCGCCGAAATGCCGCACGGCGGCTTCAAGAAGTCCGGCTACGGCAAGGACCTCTCGCTCTACGGCCTCGAGGACTACACCCGCGTCAAGCACGTGATGAGCGCGCTGTGA
- a CDS encoding ABC transporter substrate-binding protein produces MKNRKLALAGLLGAGLLVAACGTSGSSSTAAAPGGQGFTPPKLDALAQLGQPEGQVNVLAWPGYAENGSNDPAVDWVTGFEKETGCKVNVKAFGTSDEAVSLMKTGQYDVISASGDASLRLIASGDVEPVNTALVPNYADVFDFLKNRPWNSVNNVSYGVPHGWGANLLTWRTDKVTPAPTSWSVMFDANSPYKGKITAYDSPIYIADAALYLQTHKPELGIKNPYALDDKQFQAAVDLLKQQRPMVAEYWSDYLKESQALKSGDAVVGTAWQVTVNLTKSEGAPVESVLPSEGATGWSDTWMVGAKSPHKTCSYKWLNHIVSPKANAQVAEYFGESPSNPKACAETKNKAHCETFHAGDAAYASKIQYWTTPIAQCLDGRTDVKCKDYGEWTRAWTEIKG; encoded by the coding sequence ATGAAGAACAGGAAACTCGCGCTCGCCGGCCTGCTCGGCGCCGGCCTGCTCGTGGCCGCCTGCGGAACGTCCGGGTCGAGTTCGACCGCCGCCGCGCCCGGCGGGCAGGGCTTCACTCCGCCGAAGCTCGACGCGCTCGCGCAACTCGGCCAGCCGGAAGGGCAGGTCAATGTGCTGGCCTGGCCCGGCTACGCCGAGAACGGTTCGAACGACCCGGCCGTCGACTGGGTCACCGGCTTCGAGAAGGAGACCGGCTGCAAGGTCAACGTCAAGGCGTTCGGCACCTCCGACGAAGCCGTGAGTCTGATGAAGACCGGACAGTACGACGTCATCTCCGCCTCCGGTGACGCTTCGCTGCGGCTCATCGCGTCCGGCGACGTCGAACCGGTGAACACCGCGCTAGTGCCGAACTACGCAGACGTCTTCGACTTCCTCAAGAACCGCCCGTGGAACAGCGTGAACAACGTGTCCTACGGCGTGCCGCACGGCTGGGGCGCGAACCTGCTCACCTGGCGCACCGACAAGGTGACCCCGGCGCCGACGTCGTGGTCCGTCATGTTCGACGCGAACAGCCCGTACAAGGGCAAGATCACCGCCTACGACTCGCCGATCTACATCGCCGACGCCGCGCTGTACCTGCAGACGCACAAACCCGAACTCGGCATCAAAAACCCGTACGCCTTGGACGACAAGCAGTTCCAGGCCGCCGTCGACCTGCTCAAGCAGCAGCGCCCGATGGTGGCGGAGTACTGGTCGGACTACCTGAAGGAGAGCCAGGCGCTCAAGAGCGGCGACGCCGTCGTCGGCACCGCCTGGCAGGTGACGGTGAACCTGACCAAGAGCGAGGGCGCACCGGTCGAGTCCGTGCTGCCGTCCGAGGGCGCGACCGGCTGGTCGGACACCTGGATGGTGGGCGCGAAGTCGCCGCACAAGACGTGCTCCTACAAGTGGCTGAACCACATCGTCAGCCCGAAGGCGAACGCGCAGGTGGCCGAGTACTTCGGTGAATCGCCCTCGAACCCCAAGGCGTGCGCCGAAACCAAGAACAAGGCGCACTGCGAGACCTTCCACGCCGGTGACGCCGCATACGCCTCGAAGATCCAGTACTGGACGACGCCGATCGCGCAGTGCCTCGACGGCCGCACCGACGTCAAGTGCAAGGACTACGGCGAGTGGACCCGCGCCTGGACCGAGATCAAGGGCTGA
- a CDS encoding ABC transporter permease — MRLSWTTKYLLLAALVLGLAVIYFPLLVVLLNSFNADTTFGWPPSSFTLEWWGRAAENEGALNALGTSVQAGLAATAIALVLGTMAAFALQKYRFFGRNQVSLLIILPIALPGIVTGIALNNAFRTILGIDLGLFTAIVAHATFCIVVVFNNVVARLRRMGGNLEEASMDLGADGLTTFRLVTFPMLRSALLAGGLLAFALSFDEIIVTTFTLGTGLETLPIWILNNLFRPNQAPIVNVVAAVLILASTVPVYLAQRLSGDTTSGGRL; from the coding sequence ATGCGGCTTTCCTGGACGACCAAATACCTGCTGCTCGCGGCGCTGGTGCTCGGCCTCGCGGTGATCTACTTCCCGCTGCTGGTGGTCCTGCTCAATTCGTTCAACGCCGACACCACCTTCGGCTGGCCGCCGTCCAGTTTCACCCTCGAATGGTGGGGCCGGGCCGCGGAGAACGAAGGCGCGCTGAACGCGCTCGGCACGAGTGTCCAAGCAGGACTCGCCGCGACCGCGATCGCCTTGGTACTCGGCACTATGGCGGCCTTCGCGCTGCAGAAGTACCGCTTCTTCGGCCGCAACCAGGTGTCGCTGCTGATCATCCTGCCGATCGCGCTGCCCGGCATCGTCACCGGTATCGCGCTGAACAACGCATTCCGCACCATCCTCGGCATCGATCTCGGCCTGTTCACCGCGATCGTCGCGCACGCGACATTCTGCATCGTGGTGGTGTTCAACAACGTCGTCGCCCGCCTGCGGCGGATGGGCGGCAACCTCGAAGAGGCGTCGATGGACCTCGGCGCCGACGGGCTCACGACGTTCCGGCTGGTGACCTTCCCGATGCTGCGTTCGGCCCTGCTGGCCGGCGGACTGCTCGCCTTCGCCTTGTCGTTCGACGAAATCATCGTCACGACGTTCACCCTCGGGACCGGGCTGGAGACCTTGCCGATCTGGATCCTGAACAACCTGTTCCGGCCGAACCAGGCACCGATCGTCAATGTCGTGGCGGCGGTGCTGATCCTGGCTTCGACCGTGCCGGTCTATCTGGCGCAACGGCTTTCTGGCGACACGACGTCGGGCGGACGGCTGTAG
- a CDS encoding PucR family transcriptional regulator: MALTLAALVAERPLGLRVRAAESGLDRAIGWVHPTELTDPQAFLEGGELLLTTGLALDETTSPGYIRRLVDAGVAGLGFGVGLSHESIPRSLVDTAEEVGLPVLEVPRKTPFIAITRAVSRAVAADEYASLVRTGKGQQELTRTAVGKGGPGGVVRKLAKLVDGWVLLLDSSGAVTEASSASVRPFADAVREDLARLRAGTLVTVAAEYEVILQTLDTRARGVLAVGTREPLDAAGQHIVNTAVSLLSLALEQNREHVGALRRLRSGLCDLLAAGDTELATRTMKSLWGGVPEAPWSVLAVAGSVGARRSLVDALDAEAAGDKVFFGESGAFVVALGDVETVARQASRIGGLYAGLSDPVSTVDFPAGLRQAKQAAEAAKAERSSLVRFAEHAGRGFLEMVDPQAAQAFADSLLAPLRQHDETGRGELVASLTCWLEHHGHWDLASARLGVHRHTLRNRMRKVAELTGRDLDSPGVRAEFWLALQVSAG; the protein is encoded by the coding sequence ATGGCACTGACCCTCGCCGCCCTCGTGGCCGAACGTCCGCTCGGGCTGCGGGTGCGCGCGGCCGAGTCGGGGCTCGACCGGGCGATCGGGTGGGTCCACCCCACCGAACTGACCGATCCGCAGGCCTTCCTCGAAGGCGGCGAACTGCTGCTGACCACCGGCCTCGCCCTCGATGAGACCACGTCGCCCGGGTACATCCGGCGGCTCGTCGACGCCGGCGTGGCGGGGCTCGGTTTCGGAGTCGGCCTCAGCCACGAGAGCATTCCGCGGTCCCTTGTGGACACCGCGGAAGAGGTCGGGCTGCCGGTGCTCGAAGTGCCGAGGAAGACGCCGTTCATCGCGATCACGCGGGCGGTCTCCCGCGCGGTGGCCGCCGACGAGTACGCCTCGCTCGTGCGCACCGGCAAGGGACAGCAGGAACTGACCAGGACGGCCGTCGGCAAGGGCGGGCCCGGTGGCGTGGTGCGCAAACTGGCGAAGCTGGTCGACGGCTGGGTGCTACTGCTCGACTCTTCAGGTGCCGTCACCGAAGCCTCGTCGGCATCCGTGCGGCCTTTCGCCGACGCTGTCCGGGAAGACTTGGCGCGGCTGCGAGCGGGCACACTGGTGACGGTGGCGGCGGAGTATGAGGTCATCCTGCAGACGCTCGACACCCGTGCCCGGGGCGTGCTCGCCGTCGGCACCCGCGAGCCGCTCGATGCCGCGGGGCAGCACATCGTCAACACCGCCGTGTCGTTGCTTTCCCTTGCCTTGGAACAGAACCGTGAACACGTAGGCGCCTTGCGGCGACTGAGGTCAGGGCTGTGCGACCTGCTCGCCGCGGGGGACACCGAACTCGCCACGCGCACGATGAAGTCGCTCTGGGGCGGTGTTCCGGAAGCGCCGTGGTCCGTGCTGGCCGTCGCCGGTTCCGTGGGTGCGCGCCGCTCGCTCGTCGACGCGCTCGACGCCGAAGCGGCCGGAGACAAGGTGTTCTTCGGCGAGTCGGGGGCGTTCGTGGTCGCGCTCGGCGACGTGGAGACCGTCGCCCGACAGGCTTCCCGGATCGGCGGGCTGTACGCCGGGCTGTCCGATCCGGTGTCCACAGTGGACTTCCCGGCCGGGCTCCGGCAGGCGAAACAGGCGGCGGAAGCGGCGAAGGCCGAGCGCTCGTCGTTGGTCCGGTTCGCGGAGCACGCCGGGCGAGGCTTCCTGGAGATGGTCGATCCCCAAGCGGCACAAGCGTTCGCGGACAGCCTCCTGGCGCCGCTGCGGCAGCATGACGAAACTGGCCGCGGCGAACTGGTCGCCTCACTGACCTGCTGGCTCGAACACCACGGTCATTGGGATCTGGCGTCCGCACGGCTCGGCGTCCACCGGCACACCTTGCGCAACCGTATGCGCAAGGTCGCCGAACTGACCGGCCGTGATCTCGATTCTCCCGGGGTGCGAGCCGAATTCTGGCTGGCGTTACAGGTCAGCGCGGGGTGA
- a CDS encoding PQQ-dependent sugar dehydrogenase translates to MRTRRSLVVSAAATVLLGTVVTTAPPAQAAPALPTGFALIDTPTGQQAGDLTDATYLPDGSALTTGRLGSVQLVPRGGQPVRIASLPVHTTGSLGLTGIAVAPDFTTSRTVYTTRALTTGTSTQVFRLSKWRAEGVGAPTGLADEIPVLEFPVNADSKGIQDVVVDPGGDVLWVAVGDNATVQAPAGATKDNVDKFALRALDPAQPTGKVLRVGTDGKGRVDNPFYDPGAPTSWRSRNYTSGLRDPRIAVDPRGGVVVTDIGWAARSEANLAFPGQNLKWPCWEGTTRAPGYRDLPECANVANSAPVSEATQGATDTLVGGVPYTGTSYPEVYRGLHFVANKSGHTLSTFAFDAGGKVTQAINAIASDIGDPVSVLTAPNGDIVLADSASSKLRRLSYKPANKAPVAAFTGTVTPDTKKISLDAGGSSDPDLDTLDYKWTFGDGTTGSGQVVEHTYSTGDTVTVGLTVSDAHGAVTNTSQTFVPGEATPVLSLAAPAPNTVFSGGETVSVGVSSAEDPTDGPLAVKWRAERMRCPQSNTCEYTTLRTGTGPTFSFAFPNETDTRVVVIGTAENGRGVITSQRYTVNPRTARLAVAGNRPAQVKIGVNESANRLVTVNSPVQISAPSKSLDAANFVKWPDNQSTEPVRQIQMPVAGLTLRAEYQTPIQKRYADEAPLRTLVGTPVGLELIEGDGHWQLYTTGRLYWTEQYGVKTVSGEILTKYVTLGAHAFLGSPSTDELVARANNGRYNDFTGGPTTGVGSIYWTSSIGAMAIHGEIRAKWQATNGEAGPLGFPTTDQLTTPDGIGRVNHFNNNNASIYWTAATGAHYVMGRIWQKWRSLGWERFFGYPTTDEVATPDNVGRYTHFSGNGSIYWSPSTDAFEVHGSIRDRFAATGWQTGVGYPITDETWTPGSTGKYNHFRQGGFEHSIYWRSGTNVAWEVKGMIRLRWRDLGWETSYLGFPISGEYKTPTGYRSDFQYGYITYNSTTGALEDRRY, encoded by the coding sequence ATGCGGACTCGAAGATCCCTGGTCGTCTCCGCGGCCGCCACGGTGCTGCTCGGCACCGTGGTCACCACGGCACCCCCGGCACAAGCCGCACCGGCACTCCCCACGGGGTTCGCCCTGATCGACACACCCACCGGCCAGCAGGCCGGAGACCTCACCGACGCCACCTACCTTCCGGACGGAAGTGCGCTGACCACCGGCCGCCTGGGGTCGGTACAACTGGTACCGCGAGGCGGCCAGCCGGTACGGATCGCCTCCCTTCCGGTGCACACCACCGGTTCGCTCGGCCTCACGGGCATCGCGGTGGCACCGGACTTCACCACCAGTCGAACGGTCTATACCACTCGGGCACTCACGACCGGTACGTCCACTCAGGTGTTCCGCCTCAGCAAATGGCGGGCGGAGGGGGTGGGCGCACCGACGGGACTCGCGGACGAGATCCCCGTCCTGGAGTTCCCGGTCAACGCCGACAGCAAGGGAATCCAGGACGTCGTCGTGGATCCCGGCGGCGACGTCCTCTGGGTCGCTGTCGGGGACAACGCGACCGTTCAGGCTCCGGCCGGTGCGACCAAGGACAACGTGGACAAGTTCGCCCTGCGAGCACTGGACCCGGCTCAGCCAACGGGCAAGGTGCTCCGCGTGGGCACGGACGGCAAAGGGCGGGTGGACAACCCGTTCTACGACCCGGGAGCTCCGACGTCCTGGCGTAGCCGCAACTACACGAGCGGACTGCGCGATCCTCGAATCGCGGTGGATCCGCGAGGCGGCGTCGTCGTCACCGACATCGGCTGGGCGGCCCGCAGCGAAGCGAACCTCGCCTTCCCCGGTCAGAACTTGAAATGGCCGTGCTGGGAAGGGACCACGCGTGCGCCTGGCTATCGCGACCTCCCGGAATGCGCCAACGTCGCGAACTCCGCACCAGTCAGTGAGGCGACACAGGGAGCGACGGATACCCTCGTCGGCGGAGTTCCCTACACTGGGACTTCGTATCCTGAGGTTTACCGGGGACTTCATTTCGTAGCCAACAAGAGCGGGCACACGCTTTCGACTTTCGCGTTCGACGCCGGGGGCAAGGTCACCCAGGCGATCAACGCGATCGCCTCCGACATCGGCGATCCGGTCTCTGTGCTGACGGCACCGAACGGCGACATCGTGCTGGCCGACTCCGCGTCTTCCAAACTGCGCAGGTTGAGCTACAAGCCTGCGAACAAGGCTCCCGTCGCGGCGTTCACCGGAACCGTGACTCCGGACACGAAGAAGATCTCACTCGACGCGGGAGGGTCGAGCGACCCGGACCTGGACACCCTCGACTACAAATGGACCTTCGGGGACGGCACCACCGGTAGCGGACAGGTCGTGGAACACACGTACTCGACCGGTGACACGGTGACGGTCGGTCTCACGGTGAGCGACGCGCACGGTGCGGTGACGAACACCAGCCAGACCTTCGTTCCCGGTGAAGCCACCCCTGTGCTCTCGCTCGCGGCTCCTGCCCCGAACACCGTCTTTTCCGGCGGCGAAACAGTCTCCGTGGGTGTTTCCTCGGCCGAGGACCCCACCGATGGACCGCTTGCCGTGAAGTGGCGGGCCGAGCGGATGCGCTGTCCCCAGAGCAACACCTGCGAATACACCACACTGCGTACCGGCACGGGCCCCACCTTCTCGTTCGCTTTCCCGAACGAGACCGATACCCGTGTCGTGGTCATCGGGACGGCGGAGAACGGCCGGGGCGTCATCACGAGTCAGCGGTATACCGTCAACCCCCGGACGGCTCGGTTGGCCGTCGCCGGCAACCGTCCGGCGCAGGTCAAGATCGGGGTGAACGAGAGCGCCAACCGGCTGGTGACCGTGAACTCCCCCGTCCAGATCTCCGCTCCTTCCAAATCCCTGGACGCGGCGAACTTCGTCAAGTGGCCGGACAACCAGAGCACCGAGCCGGTCCGTCAGATCCAGATGCCCGTCGCGGGACTCACCCTCCGTGCGGAGTACCAGACCCCCATCCAGAAGCGCTATGCGGACGAAGCTCCCCTCCGGACGCTCGTAGGCACTCCGGTGGGACTGGAGCTCATAGAAGGTGATGGGCACTGGCAGCTTTACACCACAGGCCGTCTGTATTGGACAGAGCAGTACGGCGTCAAAACCGTCTCCGGAGAGATCCTGACGAAATACGTCACGCTCGGGGCACACGCGTTCCTCGGTTCTCCGTCCACGGACGAACTGGTGGCACGGGCGAACAACGGCCGCTACAACGATTTCACCGGCGGTCCGACCACCGGCGTCGGCTCCATCTACTGGACCTCGAGCATCGGGGCCATGGCGATCCACGGCGAGATCCGGGCGAAGTGGCAGGCGACCAACGGCGAGGCCGGGCCGCTCGGCTTCCCGACCACCGACCAGCTGACCACACCGGACGGCATCGGCCGCGTCAATCACTTCAACAACAACAACGCCTCGATCTACTGGACCGCGGCGACCGGCGCGCATTACGTGATGGGCCGGATCTGGCAGAAGTGGCGTTCACTGGGATGGGAAAGGTTCTTTGGTTACCCGACGACCGACGAAGTGGCCACGCCGGACAACGTCGGTCGATACACCCACTTCAGCGGCAACGGCTCGATCTACTGGTCACCGTCGACGGACGCCTTCGAAGTGCACGGATCGATCCGTGACCGTTTCGCGGCGACCGGCTGGCAAACCGGTGTCGGCTACCCCATCACCGACGAGACGTGGACGCCCGGGAGCACCGGGAAGTACAACCACTTCCGCCAGGGTGGCTTCGAGCATTCGATCTACTGGCGTTCGGGAACGAACGTCGCCTGGGAGGTCAAGGGAATGATCCGGCTGCGTTGGCGGGATCTCGGCTGGGAGACGTCGTATCTCGGCTTCCCGATCAGCGGTGAATACAAGACGCCGACCGGTTACCGCAGCGACTTCCAGTACGGCTACATCACTTACAACAGTACGACGGGTGCGCTCGAAGACCGCCGGTACTGA
- a CDS encoding ABC transporter permease codes for MTTTLDSPRRKASAFLYRKPRLRLGILLSAPMLWLGLAYLGALAALFVTAFWSTDVFTGQVVTEWSLNNFVTLFSDAVYRTITLRTVGIAALVTVVTAIIAFPMAFYMAKFASPRARRLLVIAVMTPLWASYLVKAYAWRTMLSGNGVLHWLLNPFGLDTPGYGVLATVITLSYLWLPYMILPIYAGLERLPNSLVDASGDLGARPFRTFRSVVLPVTFPAVVAGSIFTFSLSLGDYIAVKIVGGTSQMLGNVVYDNIGAANNLPFAATVATVPVVIMLAYLAAVRRTGALDNL; via the coding sequence ATGACGACCACCCTCGATTCGCCAAGGCGGAAAGCCTCCGCCTTCCTGTACCGCAAACCCAGGCTGCGACTGGGAATTCTGCTCTCCGCGCCGATGCTGTGGCTCGGCCTCGCCTACCTCGGCGCGCTGGCCGCGCTGTTCGTGACCGCGTTCTGGAGCACCGACGTCTTCACCGGCCAGGTCGTCACCGAGTGGTCACTGAACAACTTCGTCACCCTGTTCAGCGACGCGGTGTATCGCACGATCACCCTCCGGACGGTCGGGATCGCCGCACTCGTCACGGTGGTCACCGCGATCATCGCCTTCCCGATGGCGTTCTACATGGCCAAATTCGCCTCGCCGAGGGCACGGCGCCTCCTGGTCATCGCCGTCATGACGCCGCTGTGGGCCAGCTACCTGGTGAAGGCCTACGCCTGGCGGACCATGTTGTCCGGCAACGGGGTCCTGCACTGGCTGCTGAACCCGTTCGGCCTCGACACCCCCGGTTACGGCGTTCTCGCGACCGTGATCACCCTGTCGTATCTCTGGCTGCCGTACATGATCCTGCCGATTTACGCGGGCCTGGAACGGCTGCCGAACTCGCTGGTGGACGCCTCGGGCGACCTCGGCGCCCGGCCGTTCAGGACGTTCCGCTCGGTGGTGCTGCCGGTGACCTTCCCGGCCGTCGTCGCCGGCTCGATCTTCACGTTCTCGTTGTCGCTGGGCGACTACATCGCGGTGAAGATCGTCGGCGGCACGTCGCAGATGCTCGGCAACGTCGTCTACGACAACATCGGCGCGGCCAACAACCTGCCGTTCGCGGCGACCGTCGCGACCGTACCCGTGGTGATCATGCTCGCCTACCTCGCCGCCGTGCGCCGCACGGGCGCGCTGGACAACCTGTAG
- a CDS encoding FadR/GntR family transcriptional regulator translates to MRKGMSHSARSAMFAPLDQIGRAEAVTARLVDAITLGLLADSEQLPSEAELAAQFGVSTVTVREALVALRQQGLVETRRGRGGGSFVKTPVNPSAASWRERLRTVSLSELRDVGDHYLAIAGAAAKLAAERSSPEDIERLELATEDIRTATGAEASRAERQFHLEVAAAAQSPRLTREEVQLQSERGGLLWLPLEPHGTRENAYAEHRAIAAAIAQGDGELARKLTEEHILEAIDRLADVHLDLLAP, encoded by the coding sequence ATGCGTAAGGGGATGTCGCACAGCGCGCGATCAGCGATGTTCGCGCCGCTCGACCAGATCGGCCGGGCGGAAGCGGTCACCGCGCGGCTGGTCGACGCCATCACGCTCGGGCTGCTGGCCGATTCGGAACAGCTGCCGAGCGAAGCCGAGCTGGCCGCCCAGTTCGGCGTCTCCACCGTGACGGTTCGCGAAGCGCTCGTGGCCTTGCGACAGCAGGGCCTTGTCGAGACGCGACGCGGCCGAGGCGGCGGAAGCTTCGTGAAGACGCCTGTCAACCCTTCGGCCGCTTCGTGGCGAGAGCGCCTTCGCACGGTCTCGCTGTCCGAGCTTCGCGACGTCGGCGATCACTACCTCGCCATCGCGGGCGCCGCAGCCAAACTCGCCGCCGAGCGGAGTTCGCCCGAAGACATCGAGCGGCTCGAACTGGCGACCGAAGACATCCGCACCGCCACCGGCGCGGAAGCGTCGCGCGCCGAGCGCCAGTTCCATCTCGAAGTCGCCGCGGCCGCCCAATCGCCACGGCTGACCAGGGAAGAAGTGCAGTTGCAGAGCGAACGCGGGGGATTGTTGTGGCTGCCGCTCGAGCCGCACGGCACCCGCGAGAACGCCTACGCCGAACACCGCGCGATCGCCGCCGCCATCGCGCAGGGAGACGGCGAGCTGGCCAGAAAGCTCACCGAGGAGCACATCCTCGAAGCGATAGACCGGCTGGCGGACGTGCATTTAGACCTTCTGGCCCCTTAA
- a CDS encoding ABC transporter ATP-binding protein has protein sequence MPHQAPTSAEGEQGTFAITSAGGGAIPAIRLRGLRKEFGQVHAVDGVDLDIPPGEFFSMLGPSGSGKTTVLRMIAGFELPTAGTIELHGRDVSRLAPFDRDVNTVFQDYALFPHMTVQQNVEYGLRVKRVPRAERRQRAKEALDTVRLGEFGERKPDQLSGGQRQRVALARALVNRPKVLLLDEPLGALDLKLRHTMQTELKQIQRDVGITFIFVTHDQDEALTMSDRIAVFNAGRIEQVGSPVEVYERPASAFVAGFVGTSNLLSGGGAENIIGKPGVFSIRPEKIRIDADLSKSAEVGETSATGTVTNTVYAGATVRYEVTLDAGGQLSVVRQNTAESADFEGGRVRLSWRHEHSFRVPEAG, from the coding sequence ATGCCTCATCAAGCGCCCACTTCCGCCGAGGGGGAGCAAGGGACCTTTGCTATCACTTCCGCAGGTGGAGGCGCGATTCCGGCCATCCGGCTGCGCGGGTTGCGCAAGGAGTTCGGTCAGGTCCACGCGGTCGACGGCGTCGACCTCGACATCCCGCCCGGTGAGTTCTTCTCGATGCTCGGCCCCTCCGGCTCGGGCAAGACGACGGTCCTCCGCATGATCGCCGGCTTCGAGCTCCCGACGGCGGGCACGATCGAACTGCACGGCCGCGACGTCAGCCGTCTCGCGCCCTTCGACCGTGACGTCAACACCGTCTTCCAGGACTACGCGCTCTTCCCGCACATGACAGTCCAGCAGAACGTCGAGTACGGCCTCCGGGTGAAGCGCGTCCCCCGCGCGGAGCGACGTCAGCGCGCGAAAGAGGCTCTCGACACCGTCCGGCTCGGCGAGTTCGGCGAGCGCAAACCCGACCAGCTCTCCGGCGGCCAGCGTCAGCGCGTCGCGCTCGCCAGGGCACTGGTCAACCGGCCGAAGGTGCTCCTGCTCGACGAACCGCTCGGCGCGCTCGACCTGAAACTGCGCCACACCATGCAGACCGAGCTGAAGCAGATCCAGCGCGACGTCGGCATCACGTTCATCTTCGTCACCCACGACCAGGACGAGGCGTTGACGATGAGCGACCGCATCGCGGTGTTCAACGCCGGCCGCATCGAACAGGTCGGCTCACCGGTCGAGGTCTACGAACGGCCCGCGTCGGCGTTCGTCGCCGGCTTCGTCGGCACCTCGAACCTGCTCAGCGGCGGCGGCGCCGAGAACATCATCGGCAAACCCGGTGTGTTCAGCATCCGCCCCGAAAAGATCCGCATCGACGCCGATCTCTCGAAATCCGCGGAGGTCGGCGAGACCAGCGCCACCGGCACCGTCACCAACACCGTCTACGCCGGCGCGACCGTGCGCTACGAGGTGACCCTTGACGCCGGCGGCCAGCTCTCCGTGGTCCGGCAGAACACCGCCGAATCCGCGGACTTCGAGGGCGGCCGTGTCCGTCTGAGCTGGCGTCATGAACACAGCTTCCGCGTCCCCGAAGCCGGTTAG